The following are encoded together in the Candidatus Methylomirabilis oxygeniifera genome:
- the mtnW gene encoding 2,3-diketo-5-methylthiopentyl-1-phosphate enolase (DK-MTP-1-P enolase) → MDDTWKHYVIATYRLAGGGDWTKKAETIALGMTVGSWPGLSVERQAALQRHAGRVVSVDAGLIRIAYPLANLTPDLPSLLTATFGKLSMDGKIRLLDLTLPPTFAAAFPGPKLGVEGIRERLGVHNRPLLMSIFKSCVGLTLAELAEGFFQQALGGVDLIKDDEIFFNDTDAPFEQRLEACLQATERARRETGQTVLYAINLTGPVHRLPEKARRAARLGANALLINVLPYGFDLLQRLAEDPEITVPLIAHPALAGALYPSDDYGIAAPLLLGTLMRLAGADLVLFPSPYGGMALDRSEALGLASRLTDKSYLPHRPTFPVPSAGIHPGLVPHMMDDFGLDVVINAGGGIHGHPGGAAAGGRAFRAAIAAGVGGVPLEQAAAGSRDLRAALDQWGGGKARIPKGFPVA, encoded by the coding sequence GTGGACGACACCTGGAAACATTATGTGATTGCGACCTATCGCCTTGCGGGCGGAGGCGATTGGACGAAGAAGGCGGAGACGATCGCGCTGGGCATGACGGTCGGGAGTTGGCCCGGCCTGTCTGTCGAGAGGCAGGCGGCTCTTCAGCGACACGCCGGCCGCGTGGTGTCGGTGGACGCGGGCCTGATTCGGATCGCCTACCCGCTTGCGAACCTCACACCTGACCTGCCGTCACTGTTAACTGCCACATTCGGCAAGCTCTCAATGGACGGGAAAATCCGCCTGCTGGACCTGACCCTGCCGCCGACGTTCGCCGCCGCCTTTCCCGGGCCGAAGCTGGGGGTGGAGGGAATCCGCGAGCGGCTGGGGGTTCACAACCGGCCGCTGCTCATGAGTATCTTCAAGTCGTGTGTGGGTCTTACGCTGGCTGAGCTGGCCGAAGGCTTTTTTCAGCAGGCGTTGGGCGGCGTCGACCTGATCAAGGACGATGAGATCTTCTTTAACGACACCGACGCCCCCTTCGAACAGCGTTTGGAGGCATGCCTGCAAGCGACTGAGCGGGCGCGGCGAGAAACGGGCCAGACGGTGCTGTATGCGATCAACCTGACTGGTCCGGTGCATCGGCTTCCTGAAAAGGCCCGACGAGCAGCGCGGCTTGGCGCGAATGCGCTGCTTATCAATGTCCTACCCTACGGATTTGACCTCCTGCAGCGGCTGGCCGAGGATCCGGAAATTACCGTACCGCTCATAGCCCACCCGGCGCTGGCTGGAGCGCTCTACCCTTCCGACGACTACGGCATCGCTGCGCCGCTTTTGCTGGGGACGCTGATGCGCCTGGCCGGGGCCGACCTGGTTCTGTTCCCCTCCCCTTATGGCGGGATGGCCTTGGACCGCTCCGAGGCCTTGGGCTTAGCCTCGCGACTCACAGACAAGAGCTACCTGCCCCACCGCCCAACCTTCCCGGTCCCGTCAGCGGGGATCCATCCTGGCCTGGTCCCGCACATGATGGACGACTTCGGCCTTGATGTCGTGATTAATGCGGGAGGCGGTATCCACGGTCATCCGGGCGGGGCGGCTGCGGGTGGGCGAGCTTTCCGTGCGGCGATCGCCGCCGGCGTGGGCGGCGTTCCTCTGGAACAGGCCGCCGCAGGAAGCCGCGATCTGCGGGCGGCCCTTGACCAGTGGGGTGGCGGAAAGGCCAGAATCCCCAAAGGGTTTCCGGTAGCATGA
- a CDS encoding protein of unknown function (Evidence 5 : No homology to any previously reported sequences), with protein sequence MAELSGYAALTRPTATADSALGYMTADPHAQKALYRTV encoded by the coding sequence GTGGCCGAGTTGTCGGGTTACGCTGCGCTAACCCGACCTACCGCTACCGCTGACTCGGCGTTGGGCTACATGACGGCCGATCCCCACGCCCAGAAAGCTCTTTACCGAACCGTCTAA
- a CDS encoding conserved protein of unknown function (Evidence 4 : Homologs of previously reported genes of unknown function): protein MSTKIKYTDEPFEAKVIRDFLPPPSDLAFREQGVKVTIALSKKSVDFFKSEAAKHHTQYQRMIRRLVDAYVDSYAKPLTPRFTRTPRKRATG from the coding sequence ATGAGCACGAAAATCAAATACACCGATGAACCGTTCGAGGCCAAAGTCATCCGAGACTTCCTGCCCCCCCCTTCGGATCTCGCGTTCCGAGAACAAGGAGTGAAGGTTACGATTGCTCTCAGCAAGAAAAGTGTTGACTTCTTCAAATCCGAGGCAGCCAAACACCACACGCAGTACCAGCGCATGATTCGCCGACTTGTTGATGCCTATGTCGACTCTTACGCAAAGCCTCTAACGCCTCGTTTCACACGCACTCCCCGCAAGCGGGCAACTGGTTAG
- a CDS encoding conserved protein of unknown function (Evidence 4 : Homologs of previously reported genes of unknown function): MKKVQFEWDPNKDAENQLEHGVPFSLAQYAFADPHRVIAEDLAHSKNEKRYFCFGKVEGGILTVRVTYRGGVIRIFGAGYWRKGKAIYEHENQIHR; encoded by the coding sequence GTGAAAAAGGTACAGTTTGAATGGGATCCCAACAAAGATGCTGAAAACCAGCTTGAGCATGGGGTACCGTTCTCCCTGGCTCAATACGCTTTCGCCGACCCTCATCGTGTGATCGCGGAAGACCTTGCTCACAGTAAGAACGAGAAGCGCTATTTCTGTTTCGGTAAGGTCGAGGGTGGCATTCTGACTGTCCGCGTTACCTATCGCGGAGGTGTGATTCGTATCTTCGGTGCCGGTTACTGGCGGAAAGGCAAGGCTATTTATGAGCACGAAAATCAAATACACCGATGA
- a CDS encoding Aldo/keto reductase → MEHRRLGRTGIQVSGIGFGAWGIGKGWWGETDDTLSISALIRALDLGVTFIDTAHAYGDGHSERLIARAFQEAKHRVFVATKIPPKGREWPPKEGTTARQAFPADWIITCTEQSLRNLDAEHLDLQQLHIWRDEWLAEPEWLEAVLRLKQQGKIRFFGVSIIDHQPGSALELVKSGLVDTVQVIYNIFDQSPEEALFPLCRAHDVGVIARVPFDEGGLTGGLAPSTTFPPKSVQAFYFHGDRLRETCERVDRLRPLLGGEVKTVAQLALKFCLSHPAVSTAIPGMRRPEHVETNCSASDGRPLGPQTLAALRAHAWPRNFYQ, encoded by the coding sequence ATGGAGCATCGTAGGCTTGGGCGCACTGGCATTCAGGTGTCGGGGATCGGTTTTGGGGCCTGGGGGATCGGTAAAGGGTGGTGGGGCGAAACCGACGATACGCTTTCGATCAGCGCGCTGATACGAGCGCTGGATCTGGGCGTCACCTTCATTGATACCGCGCACGCCTACGGCGATGGGCACAGCGAGCGGCTGATCGCCAGGGCCTTTCAGGAAGCCAAACATCGCGTCTTTGTTGCCACCAAGATTCCACCGAAGGGCCGCGAATGGCCCCCCAAGGAGGGAACGACAGCGCGGCAGGCCTTCCCCGCCGACTGGATTATCACCTGCACGGAACAGAGCCTGCGAAACCTTGACGCGGAGCATCTGGACCTTCAGCAGCTTCACATCTGGCGTGACGAGTGGCTCGCTGAGCCGGAGTGGCTGGAGGCCGTGCTTCGGCTGAAGCAGCAGGGCAAGATCCGATTCTTTGGGGTGTCGATCATCGACCATCAGCCGGGCAGCGCGCTGGAGCTGGTCAAGTCCGGCCTGGTCGATACCGTCCAGGTGATCTACAACATCTTCGACCAATCCCCGGAAGAGGCGCTGTTTCCCCTCTGCCGGGCGCACGACGTCGGCGTCATCGCCAGGGTCCCTTTCGATGAAGGGGGCCTGACCGGAGGTCTCGCGCCGAGCACAACCTTTCCCCCGAAGTCCGTGCAGGCGTTCTACTTTCACGGGGATCGGCTGCGCGAGACGTGCGAGCGGGTCGACCGGCTCCGCCCGCTGCTGGGAGGCGAGGTCAAGACAGTGGCGCAGCTCGCCCTCAAGTTCTGTTTGAGCCACCCGGCGGTCTCGACGGCGATCCCAGGGATGCGCCGCCCGGAGCATGTGGAGACCAACTGCTCGGCCTCCGACGGCCGGCCACTTGGACCCCAGACACTGGCCGCCCTGCGGGCTCACGCCTGGCCCAGAAACTTTTATCAGTAG
- a CDS encoding putative Adenylate cyclase (Evidence 3 : Function proposed based on presence of conserved amino acid motif, structural feature or limited homology), with the protein MLNLELKARCEDLGKLRERCESLGAEGQEPERQVDTYFNVSHGRLKLRESLESGAELIYYIRDDVAGAQESHYELYRVEDAEGLKAMLAKALGINIVVAKRRETFVLDNIRIHLDKTQGLGSFVELHGTIDEPGELPIVADEVQGVQRALGIDPQSLVGESYATLAGSAEAV; encoded by the coding sequence ATGCTAAATCTTGAACTGAAAGCACGCTGTGAGGATCTTGGAAAGCTTCGAGAGCGTTGTGAATCGCTTGGAGCGGAGGGTCAGGAGCCGGAGCGGCAGGTCGATACCTATTTCAACGTGAGCCATGGCCGCCTGAAGCTCCGAGAGTCGCTGGAGTCCGGCGCTGAGCTGATTTACTATATCCGAGATGATGTTGCCGGGGCACAGGAAAGTCACTACGAGCTCTATCGCGTCGAGGATGCGGAGGGCCTCAAGGCGATGCTGGCCAAGGCGCTCGGTATCAACATCGTGGTTGCGAAGCGACGCGAGACCTTTGTGCTCGACAATATCCGGATCCACCTTGATAAGACGCAGGGGCTGGGCAGCTTTGTTGAGCTTCACGGGACGATTGATGAACCGGGAGAGCTGCCGATAGTCGCCGATGAGGTGCAAGGCGTGCAGCGGGCGCTGGGGATCGATCCGCAATCGCTTGTTGGAGAGTCGTATGCGACCTTAGCCGGCAGCGCAGAGGCGGTATGA
- a CDS encoding protein of unknown function (Evidence 5 : No homology to any previously reported sequences) produces the protein MEQQFVAITLHRIAGKLVCGAVTLTRQPDRSWLGKCGKCGEEFRVEPDARFEGQVRAMRN, from the coding sequence GTGGAACAGCAGTTTGTTGCCATCACGCTTCACCGAATTGCCGGAAAGCTGGTCTGCGGCGCCGTTACCCTGACCAGGCAGCCGGATCGTTCCTGGTTGGGAAAGTGCGGCAAGTGCGGGGAGGAGTTCCGGGTGGAACCGGATGCCCGATTCGAAGGGCAGGTCCGCGCGATGAGGAACTGA